In Geoalkalibacter sp., the genomic window CGCCTTTGATCCCGCCGCCCTGACCTGGCGGATTCTCGACCTGTTGCCGAAATTGCTCGATCGTCGCGTGTTTGCCCCGGTGCGCGGCTATTTCGGAACCGCCGCCGATCCCCTCAAGGCCTACCAGTTTGCCCGGCGCCTCGCCGATCTTTTCGATCAGTACGCGGTCTATCGGCCGGAGTTGCTGCGCTCCTGGGATCAGGGCGCGGGGCAGGGCGAGGCGGCCTGGCAGGCCGAGCTTTGGCGCGAGTTGGTCGCCGCCGCCAAGGACCGGCACAAGGCGGAGGTGCTGCATGATTTTCTCAACGCCGTCCGTTCGCCCGACTTTGCCGCCGATCTGCCGCGTCGGGTGGCGGTGTTCGGCATTCCCGCCATGCCGCCCATGCACCTGGCGGCGTTCGAGGCCCTGGCGCGCCACATGGAGGTCCATCTCTTCCTGCTCAACCCCTCGCGCGAATACTGGGGGGATATCGTCTCGGCCCGCGAGGCGGCCAAACGCAAAAAACAGCTCAGTTTCGATGATTATCTCGGCGCTGATCTTTACCTGGGGGCCGGTCATCCGCTGCTCGCCTCCCTGGGCGGGCAGGGGCGTGATTTTTTCCGTCTGCTGCTGGAGCGTCTCGAATTCGAGGAACATCTGTGCTTTAGCGAACCCCTGGAAGATACGCTGCTGCATTGTCTGCAAAGCGATATTCTGCTGCTGCGCGACCGTCCCGACGGCAATGCGCCGCGCCTGACCCTGCCCGCGACGGATTCCTCGCTGCAGATCCATTCCTGTCACGGCCCGCTGCGCGAGATGGAAGTGCTTCACGATCAGTTGACGGAGCTCTTCGCGCGCCATCCCGACCTGACGCCCAACGACGTCCTGGTGATGATTCCCGACATCGAGGCCTATGCGCCCTATATCCTGGCGGTGTTCGCAAGCGAGGCGGAAGGCGCGCCGCGCTTTCCCTTTCGCATTGCCGATCGCGGGGTGCGCGCGCAAAGTCCCCTCGCCGAGGCGTTTCTCCAGCTTCTCGCCCTGCCTGGCAGCCGTTTCGGCGCCGCGCAAGTGCTTGATCTCCTGGATGTCGCCTGGGTGCGCTCACGCTTCGGGCTGACCGAAGCCGATCTCGACCAGGTGCGCGAATGGGTGCGCGATACCCGCATCCGCTGGGGCATCGACGCCGCCGATCGGCAGCGCCAGGGCGTGCCGGCCTATGGCGAAAACAGCTGGCGCGCCGGTCTGGAGCGCCTGCTCCTCGGCCATGCCCTGCCCGAGGACGGCGGTCTGTTCGGCGAGATTCTGCCCCGGCCCGCTGTGGGCGGCGGCAATGCCCGCGTTCTGGGCTGCTTTCTCGACTTCGCCGAGGCGCTCTTCGCCCTTGCGGCGGATTTGCCGCAGCCGCGCTCCCCCCGGCAGTGGGCCGAACTCGGCGAAGCGATGCTGGCGCAGTTTTTCGCCCCGGATGGGCAGAGTCAGGGTGAGTTCGACAGCCTCCGCGGCGCCTTGCGCGAACTGCGCGATAGCGCCGAACTGGCCGACTTTGACCGGGATTTGACTCTGGAGGTCGTTCGCGCCCATCTGAGCGCGCGCCTTGAGCAAAGCGCCGCCGCGCAGGGCTTTCTCGTTGGGGGTCTGACCTTTTGCGCCCTGTTGCCCATGCGCAGCATTCCCTTTCGCGTGATCGTTCTCTCGGGCATGAACGACGGCGCCTTTCCCCGCGCCGAGCGGCCGCCGGGGTTCGATCTCATGGCGCGCCATCCCCAGCCCGGTGACCGGTCCCTGCGCCGCGAGGACCGCTATCTGTTTCTTGAGGCCCTGGTTTCGGCGCGGGATTATTTCCTTATCACCTACGTGGGGCAGAGCGCCCGGGACGCCGGCGAGGCGCCGCCCTCGGTGCTGGTGTGCGAACTGCTCGACTGCATCGCGCGCGGGTTTTGCCTGAACGAGGGAGAGATTCTTCCCTGGCTGGTGCGCAAGCACCATTTGCAGGCTTTTCATCCCGCCTATTTCCATGAGGATTCTCGACTGTTCAGTTATTCCCGGGCCAATTGCGAGGCCCTGGCGGCGCGCGCCGCCGGCCTGCGCCGCGCCCAACCCCTGGCGCCGCATCCGCTGCCGCCGCCCGTCGAGGATTTCGCGGCCCTCGATGTGCACCGATTGCTGCGCTTCGCGCGCCATCCCCAGCGCTTTTTTCTCGAGGATCGCCTCGCCTTGCGGCTGCCCACCGCCGAGGAGGCCCTGGCGGAGCGCGAGCCCCTGGAGGTCGGCGGCCTGGAAGAGTATCAACTCATGGCCGCTCTGATCGATGATCATCTGCGTTGCGGGAATGATCCTCTGCGCGAGAAGCGTTTTCGCGCCCGCGGCCTGCTGCCGCCCGGCGTGGCGGGGCAGGTGGTCTTTACCGAACTGGACGGCGCGGCGCGCGCCTTCGTCGAGGTGCTGCGCCCCCTGCGCGAGGATCCGCCCCGGCACCTCGATGTCGATTTGAGTCTCTCCGGCACCCGCCTGACGGGGCGCATCGCTCTGGGCGGGCGCGGCGGACCCTTGCGCTATCGCTACGCCAGACTCAAGGCCAAGGATCGCCTCGACGCCTGGCTTGCCCATCTGCTCCTCTGCGCTCAGCAGGAGAGGGGCGGCGAAACCCTGCTGGTGGGCAGCGAGAATCTGTGCCGTTTCGCCCCCCTGGAACGCGGGCGGGCCCGGACGCTCTTGGCGGAGTTTCTGGAGCTGTTTCGCGCGGGGCTGTGCCGCGCCTTGCCCCTGTTTCCCGAAACCAGCGCCGCCTGGGCGAAAAACCTGCTCGCGGGTAAGCCGCCGGAGGCGGCCTGGGAAGCGGCGCGCAAGGTTTGGGAGGGCGGTGAGCGCGCGCGCGGTGAAAGCGAGGATGCCTGGGTGCGCTACTGCCTGCGCGGGGCTGATCCCTTCGATGCGGAATTCGAGGCCCTGGCGCTGCGGGTTTTCTCTCCGCTGCTGACCGCCTGCGAGGAGGTGAACCCGTGAGCCCTGCATCCGTGGAATTCGATCTTCTCGGCAGCCCCCTGCGCGGGCGCAACCTCATCGAGGCCAGCGCCGGTACCGGCAAAACCTTCACCATCGCCGCCGTCTATCTGCGTCTGGTGCTCGAGCAGGGCCTGAGCGTCGATCAGATCCTGGTGGTAACCTTTACCGAAGCCGCGACCCAGGAGTTGCGCGATCGGCTGCGCCGCCGTCTGCGTGGCGCCTTCGAGGTGTTTTGCGGCGCGAGCAGCACCGATCCCTTTCTGCTCGGCCTGCGTGCCGCCAGCCCCGAACCGGCGCGCGACCGCGAGCGGCTGCGCACCGCCCTGGCCTGTTTCGACGAAGCGGCGATCTTCACCATCCACGGCTTCTGCCAGCGCACCCTGGTGGAAAAAGCTTTTGAAAGCGGCGGGCTCTTCGACACGGAACTGGTCAGCGAACAGGAGCAACTGCTGGGCGAAATCATCGATGATTTTTGGCGGCGGCGCTTCATCGAGGCCGAACCCTATTGGCTGCGCTGGTCCCAGGCCAAGGGAGCAAGCGCCGTGCAATTGCACGCCTTCGCGCGCAAGCATGCCAAGGCCGCGGATCTTCGGGTGATTCCCCGGGAGACGCCGCCCGAGGACGGGCCGGCGCTGCGTCGGGTGCTGGACGCCTACGGCGCGGCCGCCGCGCGGTGGACGACGGCGGGAGAGCAGGTGACGAACCTGTTGCTGGACTCGCCCGCCCTCAATCGCAACAGCTATGCGCTTTCAGCCATTCCCCGCTGGGGGGCGGAGCTCTCTCGCTGGTTTGCCGCCGATGATCCCCTGTTTCCGCCGGAGAAGTTTGAACGATTCACCAACGAACGCCTGGCCGCCGCCGTCAAGAAAGGGCATAGCCCACCCCGGCACGACTTCTTTGATCTCTGCGATGACCTGGCCGCCGCGCTGGAAGATCTGCACCAACTCTGGCGGCGGCGTCTCATCGCCCTCAAGGCCGAGCTGCTCGACTGGCTGGCGGCCGAGCTGCCGCGCCGCAAGCGCCTGCGCAATGTGCGCGCCTTCGACGATCTGCTTCTCGATCTGCGCGCCGCGCTGCTGCGCCCGGGCGGCGCGGCTCTGGCCGAGGAGCTGCGCCTGCGCTTTCCGGCGGCGCTCATCGATGAGTTTCAGGACACCGATCCCGTGCAGTACGCGATTTTTCGCACGATCTATCCGGATGCGAAAGCGACCCTGTTTCTCATCGGCGACCCCAAGCAGGCCATCTACAGTTTTCGCGGCGCGGACATCTTCGCCTACCTGGCGGCCGCGGGCGAAGTCGACCGGCGTTACACCCTCAACACCAACTATCGCTCCGATGCTCCCCTGGTGCGCGGCGTCAACCAGCTTTTCGCCGATGCGCCGCGTCCCTTTGTCTTCGACGCCATTCCCTTTGTCGAGGTGCGCCCCGCGCCGGAGCGCGATTCCTGCGGCCTGGTGGAGGTCGGCGCGACGCCATCGGCTCCTCTGCATCTGTGGTTTCTGCCGCGCGGCGACGAGAAAAACCATGCCGCCGTCCGGGTCGAACCCTATCTGGCCGAGGCGGTGGCGAGCGAAATCCTGCGCCTGCTCGAAGCCGCGGAGGCGGGACGGTTGCTTCTCGAGGGGCGCCCCCTCAGGCCCGGCGATCTGGCCGTGCTGGTGCGCACCAACGCCCAGGCTCGACGTATGCAGCAGGCCTTGCGCGCACGGCGCGTTCCCAGCGTGCTTTACAGCAGCGAAAGCCTCTTCGATGCCCGGGAGATGGAGGAACTGCGCCTGGTGCTGACGGCCGTGGCCGATCCGGTCGATGATGGCGCCCTGCGCGCCGCCCTGGCCACGGAAATGCTCGGTTTCGATGCCCTCGCCCTGGAGCAGGCGGCCGCCGATGAGGCCCGCTGGGATACACTGGGCGAACGGTTCGCCGCCTATCAGGAGCTCTGGGCGCGGCGTGGCTTCATGGCCATGGCCGGCGCCCTGCTCAGCCGCGAGCAGGTGCGCGCGCGCCTGCTCGCCTACGAGGACGGCGAGCGGCGCCTCACCAATCTGTTGCATGGCATCGAGGTGCTTCATCAGGCAAGCCTCGAAAATCGTCTGGGAATGGACGGCCTGCCGGCCTGGCTGGCGGCGCGCATTGCTGAAAAGCCGCTGCATGACGAATATCAGATGCGTCTGGAGACCGACGAGAACGCCGTCAAGCTGGTGACCATCCATCGCAGCAAGGGCCTTGAATATCCCGTCGTGTTCTGCCCCTTCCACTGGAACGGTTCGCGCATCGGCTCGCCGGAAGTCGGTTTTCACGATCCGCATGAGGCGCGCGTCCTGACCCTCGATCTCGGTTCAGCGGAGAACGAGGCCCATCGAAAGCTTGCGGAAGAGGAAACTCTCGCGGAAAACCTGCGTTTGCTCTATGTCGCCCTGACCCGCGCGCGCAACCGCTGCGTGCTGGTGTGGGGCGGCTTCAACCAGGGCGAGACCTCGGCGCCGGCCTATCTGCTGCATGGCGCGGCCGCCGCGACCCAGGGCGCCGGACTGGTGGACAATCTGGCGGCGGCGGTCAAGGATCTCGGCGACGCGCAACTGCGCGCCGCCCTCGATGCCTTGGCTCGGCGCGGCGCAGGCGGCATCGAGGTGCGCGATGTGCCTCCCGTTGAAAACCGCCTCTGGGCTGCGCGCCTAAGTCTGCCCGCGGCGCCGCGCTGTCGCGCCTTTGAAGGCCGCATCGCCGCCGACTGGCGCATCGCGAGCTTTTCGTCCCTTTCCGCCGGGCATGGCGAGGCGCTCGATCTACCCGACCATGATTTTCTCCCGGCCGTCGAGAACCTTCCTCCCGCGCCTGAGGTGCGTCCGGATAAAACCGATATCCTTGATTTTCCCCGTGGGGCGCGAGCCGGTTCCTGTCTGCACGCCATCTTCGAGGAGCTTGATTTCGCAAGCGCGGCGGCGCCGCGGACGCGCGAGCTGGTGGTGCGCAAGCTGCGCTCCTACAGCTTTGACGAAGAGTGGGCGGCAGCGGTGCAGACCATGGCGACGCACGTCGTGAACGCCCCCCTGCCGGGTTCCTTCGGGCCGGTGCGCCTAGCCGAGGTGAGCCGGGCGGAGCGCCTGGCGGAGATGGAATTTCATTTTCCCGTGGCGCGTGTCACGGCGCCGGGCCTGCGCGAGATCTTCGCGCGCCAGGGCTTGCCCGCCTATCCCCGGGAGGCGGGCGAGCTCTTTTCCCGCCTCGATTTCACGCCCCTGCGCGGCTTCATCAAGGGCTACATCGACCTGGTTTTTCGCCGGCAGGGACGCTATTACCTCCTCGATTGGAAATCCAATCATCTCGGGGGCCGACGCGTCGACTACCACGCCGCGGCCCTGACGCGGGCCATGGCAGGCGAAAGCTATGTGCTGCAATACCATCTCTACGGCCTTGCCCTGCATCGCTGGCTGCGCGCGCGCCTTGCCGGCTACGAGTACGAGCGGCATTTCGGCGGCGTCTTCTATCTGTTTTTGCGCGGCATCGGTCCGGATGCGGAACCCGGATGCGGCATCTTTCATGATCGCCCGGAAGCGCGCCTGATGAATGAACTCGATGCCTTTTTCGGGGGGCGCTCATGATGGATGCCCGTGCTGTTCTGAATCAATTGGACGTTTCTTCCATGAGTCGTCACTTCGCGCGTTTTCTCGGGCGCCTGGCCGGCGGCGCCGCGCCGGAACTGGAACTGGCGGCGGCCTTGGTCAGCCAGGCGGCGGAGCAGGGCCATGTCTGCCTGGATCTGCACGCTCTCCCGACCCCTGGGACGCGTCCGGACGATGAAGCCGCGCCGCCGCTGCCCGATCCCGCCGCCTGGGCGGCGGCCCTGCGCGCGACGTCCGTGGTCGGACCACCCGGCGATTACCGTCCCTTGATCCTCGATGCTCAGGGTCGGCTGTATCTCTATCGCTTCTGGCGCCATGAACGCTTTCTCGCCGAGGAGTTGCGCCGCCGCGCCGCGTTGCGCACGCCGCCCGCGGATGCGGCCCTGCTGCGCGCGGGTCTCGGGCGGCTCTTCGGGACGGGCGACGGCCAGGGCTGCGATTGGCAGCGCATCGCGGCGGTGGCGGCGCTGCTGCATCCGCTGTGCGTGATCTCCGGAGGCCCCGGCACCGGCAAGACCTCGACGGTGGTGAGGATTCTCGCCTTGCTCGTGGAACAGGCCGGCGCCCAGGTGCCGCGCCTGATTCTGGCCGCGCCCACCGGCAAGGCGGCGGCACGCCTGGCCGAAGCCATCCGCCTGGCCCGCGACGGTCTGCCGGTGAGCGATGAAGTGCGGGCACGCATCCCCGGCGAGGCCCAGACCCTGCACCGGCTGCTCGGTTGGGGGCGCGGCGGCGTCTTTCGCCATCATCGCGGCAATCCGCTGGCCTGCGACGCCCTCATCGTCGATGAGGCTTCCATGGTTGATCTGCCGCTCATGGCGGCACTATTTGAGGCTCTGCCCGCCGGCGCGCGCCTCATTCTGCTCGGCGACCGCGATCAACTCGCCTCGGTGGACGCCGGCGCGGTGCTGGGTGATCTGTGCGGGGCAGCAGAGGGTGCGCAACACAGCACAGCCTTTGCCGCCGCCGTCGCCGATCTGGCTGGGGATCAGCTGCCCGCCGCGACCCGTTCCCCGGCACCCCTGGCCGACAATCTCATATTTTTGCGGCGCAGCTACCGCTTTGGCGAGGACAGCGGCATCGGCCGACTGGCGCGCGCCGTCAACCTGGGCGATGTCTCCGGCGCCCTGGCCTTGTTGCG contains:
- the recC gene encoding exodeoxyribonuclease V subunit gamma, producing the protein MSGFHLYLGNRLELLFDELVGVLRAAPNAPLDPEIILVQSRGMQRWLSLRLAERFGVWANDGQSFPFPNAFLWDCFRKVLPELKTQSAFDPAALTWRILDLLPKLLDRRVFAPVRGYFGTAADPLKAYQFARRLADLFDQYAVYRPELLRSWDQGAGQGEAAWQAELWRELVAAAKDRHKAEVLHDFLNAVRSPDFAADLPRRVAVFGIPAMPPMHLAAFEALARHMEVHLFLLNPSREYWGDIVSAREAAKRKKQLSFDDYLGADLYLGAGHPLLASLGGQGRDFFRLLLERLEFEEHLCFSEPLEDTLLHCLQSDILLLRDRPDGNAPRLTLPATDSSLQIHSCHGPLREMEVLHDQLTELFARHPDLTPNDVLVMIPDIEAYAPYILAVFASEAEGAPRFPFRIADRGVRAQSPLAEAFLQLLALPGSRFGAAQVLDLLDVAWVRSRFGLTEADLDQVREWVRDTRIRWGIDAADRQRQGVPAYGENSWRAGLERLLLGHALPEDGGLFGEILPRPAVGGGNARVLGCFLDFAEALFALAADLPQPRSPRQWAELGEAMLAQFFAPDGQSQGEFDSLRGALRELRDSAELADFDRDLTLEVVRAHLSARLEQSAAAQGFLVGGLTFCALLPMRSIPFRVIVLSGMNDGAFPRAERPPGFDLMARHPQPGDRSLRREDRYLFLEALVSARDYFLITYVGQSARDAGEAPPSVLVCELLDCIARGFCLNEGEILPWLVRKHHLQAFHPAYFHEDSRLFSYSRANCEALAARAAGLRRAQPLAPHPLPPPVEDFAALDVHRLLRFARHPQRFFLEDRLALRLPTAEEALAEREPLEVGGLEEYQLMAALIDDHLRCGNDPLREKRFRARGLLPPGVAGQVVFTELDGAARAFVEVLRPLREDPPRHLDVDLSLSGTRLTGRIALGGRGGPLRYRYARLKAKDRLDAWLAHLLLCAQQERGGETLLVGSENLCRFAPLERGRARTLLAEFLELFRAGLCRALPLFPETSAAWAKNLLAGKPPEAAWEAARKVWEGGERARGESEDAWVRYCLRGADPFDAEFEALALRVFSPLLTACEEVNP
- the recB gene encoding exodeoxyribonuclease V subunit beta; its protein translation is MSPASVEFDLLGSPLRGRNLIEASAGTGKTFTIAAVYLRLVLEQGLSVDQILVVTFTEAATQELRDRLRRRLRGAFEVFCGASSTDPFLLGLRAASPEPARDRERLRTALACFDEAAIFTIHGFCQRTLVEKAFESGGLFDTELVSEQEQLLGEIIDDFWRRRFIEAEPYWLRWSQAKGASAVQLHAFARKHAKAADLRVIPRETPPEDGPALRRVLDAYGAAAARWTTAGEQVTNLLLDSPALNRNSYALSAIPRWGAELSRWFAADDPLFPPEKFERFTNERLAAAVKKGHSPPRHDFFDLCDDLAAALEDLHQLWRRRLIALKAELLDWLAAELPRRKRLRNVRAFDDLLLDLRAALLRPGGAALAEELRLRFPAALIDEFQDTDPVQYAIFRTIYPDAKATLFLIGDPKQAIYSFRGADIFAYLAAAGEVDRRYTLNTNYRSDAPLVRGVNQLFADAPRPFVFDAIPFVEVRPAPERDSCGLVEVGATPSAPLHLWFLPRGDEKNHAAVRVEPYLAEAVASEILRLLEAAEAGRLLLEGRPLRPGDLAVLVRTNAQARRMQQALRARRVPSVLYSSESLFDAREMEELRLVLTAVADPVDDGALRAALATEMLGFDALALEQAAADEARWDTLGERFAAYQELWARRGFMAMAGALLSREQVRARLLAYEDGERRLTNLLHGIEVLHQASLENRLGMDGLPAWLAARIAEKPLHDEYQMRLETDENAVKLVTIHRSKGLEYPVVFCPFHWNGSRIGSPEVGFHDPHEARVLTLDLGSAENEAHRKLAEEETLAENLRLLYVALTRARNRCVLVWGGFNQGETSAPAYLLHGAAAATQGAGLVDNLAAAVKDLGDAQLRAALDALARRGAGGIEVRDVPPVENRLWAARLSLPAAPRCRAFEGRIAADWRIASFSSLSAGHGEALDLPDHDFLPAVENLPPAPEVRPDKTDILDFPRGARAGSCLHAIFEELDFASAAAPRTRELVVRKLRSYSFDEEWAAAVQTMATHVVNAPLPGSFGPVRLAEVSRAERLAEMEFHFPVARVTAPGLREIFARQGLPAYPREAGELFSRLDFTPLRGFIKGYIDLVFRRQGRYYLLDWKSNHLGGRRVDYHAAALTRAMAGESYVLQYHLYGLALHRWLRARLAGYEYERHFGGVFYLFLRGIGPDAEPGCGIFHDRPEARLMNELDAFFGGRS
- the recD gene encoding exodeoxyribonuclease V subunit alpha codes for the protein MSRHFARFLGRLAGGAAPELELAAALVSQAAEQGHVCLDLHALPTPGTRPDDEAAPPLPDPAAWAAALRATSVVGPPGDYRPLILDAQGRLYLYRFWRHERFLAEELRRRAALRTPPADAALLRAGLGRLFGTGDGQGCDWQRIAAVAALLHPLCVISGGPGTGKTSTVVRILALLVEQAGAQVPRLILAAPTGKAAARLAEAIRLARDGLPVSDEVRARIPGEAQTLHRLLGWGRGGVFRHHRGNPLACDALIVDEASMVDLPLMAALFEALPAGARLILLGDRDQLASVDAGAVLGDLCGAAEGAQHSTAFAAAVADLAGDQLPAATRSPAPLADNLIFLRRSYRFGEDSGIGRLARAVNLGDVSGALALLRAPGGEDVRWRPLPSAAALEDTLAPLLLEALRPCLQAHGAAEALAAFERFRLLTALRRGPWGVEELNRLAEKILARRGLIQPATPFYAGRPILVTGNDYRLGLFNGDIGLIWPDPDSGGALRAFFPQVGGELRKIAPPRLPVHETVFAMTVHKSQGSEFDQVLLVLPESTAELLSRELLYTALTRARRRVEIWGDEHLVSAVVGRRVERRSGLREALWS